A region of Streptomyces halobius DNA encodes the following proteins:
- a CDS encoding NAD(P)/FAD-dependent oxidoreductase: protein MATTPTPPSHHQILIIGGGTAGITVAARLRRAGVRDIALLEPSETHWYQPLWTLVGGGQAPLRASLRTEADVIPPGVRWLRERATAVDPDARRVTTASGRVLSYRRLVLAPGLRLDWDGLPGLATALGHDGVTSNYRPDLAPLTWDLIRRMRRGTAVFTMPSGPVKCGGAPQKIAYLAADHWRKRGVLDAIRIILVIPEPALFKVPVFNRTLEDTARRYGIEVRLRSEMTGLDGAAREAVIADHATGKTETVRYDLLHAVPPQRAPEWLADGPLADPDSPYGYVKVDRVILQHPYFPDVFALGDVANLPTSKTGAAIRKQAPVVVTNLLSGLRGRPAAARYDGYTSCPLVTARHKMLLAEFDYDLRPTPSIPFIDTTRERTDMWLLKRYGLPQLYFKGMLKGLA, encoded by the coding sequence ATGGCCACCACACCCACACCCCCCTCCCACCACCAGATCCTGATCATCGGCGGCGGCACCGCGGGCATCACGGTCGCCGCCCGGTTACGCCGGGCCGGTGTCCGGGACATCGCGCTGCTGGAGCCGTCCGAAACGCACTGGTACCAGCCGTTATGGACACTGGTGGGCGGCGGCCAGGCCCCGCTGCGCGCCTCGCTGCGCACGGAGGCGGACGTCATCCCGCCCGGCGTGCGCTGGCTGCGTGAACGCGCCACCGCCGTCGATCCCGACGCGCGCAGGGTCACCACCGCGTCCGGGCGGGTGCTGTCCTACAGGCGGCTGGTTCTCGCGCCCGGGCTACGGCTCGACTGGGACGGCCTGCCCGGCCTGGCCACGGCGCTCGGCCACGACGGCGTCACCAGCAACTACCGCCCCGATCTTGCCCCGCTCACCTGGGACTTGATCCGTCGCATGCGACGCGGCACCGCCGTCTTCACCATGCCGTCCGGTCCGGTGAAATGCGGCGGCGCCCCGCAGAAGATCGCGTACCTGGCAGCCGACCACTGGCGCAAGCGCGGCGTCCTGGACGCCATCCGCATCATCCTGGTCATCCCCGAACCCGCCCTCTTCAAGGTGCCGGTCTTCAACCGGACGCTGGAGGATACGGCCCGGAGGTACGGCATCGAGGTGCGGCTGCGCTCCGAGATGACCGGTCTCGACGGCGCGGCACGCGAGGCGGTGATCGCCGATCACGCCACCGGCAAGACCGAGACCGTCCGCTACGACCTGCTGCACGCGGTGCCGCCGCAGCGCGCCCCCGAGTGGCTCGCCGACGGCCCGCTCGCCGACCCCGACTCGCCTTACGGGTACGTCAAGGTGGACCGCGTCATCCTCCAACACCCGTATTTCCCGGACGTGTTCGCCCTCGGCGATGTCGCCAACCTCCCCACGTCCAAGACGGGTGCCGCGATCCGCAAACAAGCCCCCGTAGTCGTCACCAACCTCCTCTCCGGGCTGCGCGGGCGCCCCGCGGCCGCCCGCTACGACGGCTACACGTCCTGCCCCCTGGTCACCGCCCGGCACAAGATGCTGCTCGCCGAGTTCGACTACGACCTGCGGCCCACCCCGTCGATCCCCTTCATCGACACCACGCGGGAACGCACCGACATGTGGCTCCTCAAGCGCTACGGACTGCCGCAGCTCTACTTCAAGGGGATGCTGAAGGGGCTGGCATAA
- a CDS encoding sulfite exporter TauE/SafE family protein gives MSVVLAAALPCGLLIGLLLGALGGGGSILAVPALVYLLGQSPHEATAGALVVVAVGAVTGLACHARAGRVRWASGAAFGALGTTGTYVGSRWSAALDPTVLMTAFAGLMLVVAVALMSRTVRERRTAKAAALRDTALRGTDVRDTAESPVGASADGDAGGATAHPIGDSGEPATEAVRGGAPRRNPHPLRIAAAATAVGLLTGFFGVGGGFVVVPALTLVLGLEMPVAVGTSLLVILINCLTSLATRAGTGTLDWPLLTGLATCAAIGSYLGNRLTTRLPSQTLTTAFASLITILAVTMAAAAIPRL, from the coding sequence GTGTCCGTCGTCCTAGCCGCGGCGTTGCCGTGCGGGCTGCTGATCGGGCTGTTGCTGGGCGCGCTCGGCGGGGGCGGCTCGATCCTGGCCGTGCCGGCCCTGGTCTATCTGCTGGGCCAGTCGCCGCACGAAGCGACCGCGGGCGCGCTGGTGGTGGTCGCGGTCGGCGCCGTCACGGGCCTGGCCTGCCACGCCCGCGCGGGCCGGGTCCGCTGGGCGTCCGGCGCGGCCTTCGGTGCCCTGGGCACGACGGGGACGTATGTCGGCTCCCGCTGGAGCGCTGCCCTGGACCCGACGGTGCTGATGACGGCGTTCGCGGGGCTGATGCTTGTGGTGGCGGTGGCGCTGATGTCGCGAACCGTGCGGGAACGGCGTACGGCGAAGGCGGCCGCCTTACGGGACACTGCCTTACGGGGCACCGACGTACGGGACACCGCTGAATCGCCGGTCGGTGCCTCAGCGGACGGGGATGCGGGCGGAGCGACTGCCCACCCCATAGGGGACTCAGGCGAGCCGGCCACGGAAGCCGTGCGGGGCGGGGCCCCACGCCGTAACCCCCACCCCCTTCGCATCGCCGCGGCCGCCACCGCCGTCGGACTGCTGACCGGCTTCTTCGGCGTCGGCGGCGGCTTCGTCGTCGTGCCGGCGCTCACCCTAGTCCTGGGCTTGGAGATGCCGGTCGCGGTCGGCACCTCACTGCTCGTCATCCTCATCAACTGCCTTACGTCACTGGCCACCCGGGCAGGAACGGGAACCCTGGACTGGCCACTGCTGACCGGCCTCGCCACCTGCGCGGCAATCGGCAGCTACCTCGGCAACCGCCTCACCACCCGCCTGCCCTCGCAGACCCTGACCACCGCCTTCGCCTCCCTGATCACCATCCTCGCCGTCACGATGGCCGCCGCCGCCATTCCACGGCTCTGA
- a CDS encoding GntR family transcriptional regulator, protein MTTEPPDGEHGPRPLDRRSPMPLWAQLFDDLRRRMEADAFTEEFPAEHRLTVEYEVSRHTVREALRKLRADGLVIAERGRASRLDTRRIQQPLGSLYSLFRELEGQGVEQRSEVLRLERTADGTIAGQLGLVPDAPLIVLERLRLANGEPLAHDTAYLPAEIAEPLLEADFGHTSLYGELTRRCGVKVTGGRERIHPFLPDIRQAWLLGLADREAAFAIERLGRAGGRPVEWRETVVRGDRFTFVAEWSDNSRAVALAPRAACPSS, encoded by the coding sequence ATGACGACCGAGCCGCCGGACGGCGAGCACGGACCGCGCCCCCTGGACCGACGCTCGCCGATGCCCCTGTGGGCCCAGCTCTTCGACGATCTGCGCCGCCGGATGGAAGCCGACGCGTTCACCGAGGAGTTCCCGGCCGAGCACCGGCTCACCGTCGAGTACGAGGTCAGTCGGCACACCGTCCGCGAGGCGCTGCGCAAGCTGCGCGCCGACGGCCTGGTGATCGCCGAACGCGGCCGCGCCAGCCGGCTCGACACCCGACGCATACAGCAGCCGCTCGGCTCGCTCTACAGCCTGTTCCGCGAGCTGGAGGGCCAGGGTGTGGAGCAGCGCAGCGAGGTGCTGCGGCTGGAGCGGACGGCGGACGGCACCATCGCCGGGCAGCTGGGGCTGGTCCCGGACGCCCCGCTGATCGTGCTGGAGCGGCTGCGGCTCGCGAACGGCGAACCGCTCGCCCACGACACCGCGTATCTGCCCGCCGAGATCGCCGAACCGCTGCTGGAGGCGGACTTCGGGCACACCTCGCTCTACGGGGAGCTGACGCGCCGCTGCGGGGTGAAGGTCACCGGCGGCCGGGAGCGCATCCACCCGTTCCTGCCGGACATCCGGCAGGCATGGCTGCTGGGACTGGCCGACCGGGAGGCGGCGTTCGCCATCGAACGGCTCGGCCGGGCCGGCGGACGGCCGGTGGAGTGGCGGGAGACGGTGGTGCGCGGCGACCGGTTCACCTTCGTCGCCGAGTGGTCCGACAACAGCCGGGCGGTCGCCCTCGCACCCCGTGCCGCGTGTCCGTCGTCCTAG
- a CDS encoding MBL fold metallo-hydrolase, whose product MHFAQHYLDCLSQASYLIGDKTTGRAVLIDPRRDIDDYLREADATGLRIELVIETHIHADFLSGHLEMARATGATIAFGEAAETGFPIRRLRDGERISLGAEGGGATLTVLATPGHTLESICLVVHEHPDDVVPFGVLTGDTLFVGDVGRPDLLSSAGHTPHDMAVRLHRSLHTKLLTLPDATRVFPAHGAGSACGRSLSTETSSTIGDQRRLNYALQPMPEADFVRLVTADQPATPGYFAHDAALNRDGHPLRETDPLPALTLEEAITARDEQGAVLLDCRPLAAYTQAHLTGSLHTSLDTRFAEYAGSVVASGTPIVLIADPGKEDEARLRLARIGYDHVLGHLADPATTLAHEAALTSSSRRMGVDELPCVDELPCRGGESAADRKVTEGGRAVDSGQSTDLGQWAGLGQLVDVRNPAEYAAGALPGARNIPLATLPDQIAQLDPHRPVVLYCRSGNRSVIAAALLEARGFGDVRDVVGGYEAVRVSG is encoded by the coding sequence GTGCACTTCGCGCAGCACTACCTCGACTGCCTGTCCCAGGCGTCGTATCTGATCGGCGACAAGACCACCGGGCGGGCCGTCCTCATCGACCCGCGCCGCGACATCGACGACTACCTGCGCGAGGCGGACGCGACCGGCCTGCGCATCGAGCTCGTCATCGAGACGCACATTCACGCCGACTTTCTCTCCGGCCATCTCGAAATGGCGCGGGCGACCGGCGCCACCATCGCCTTCGGCGAGGCCGCCGAAACCGGCTTCCCCATACGCCGGTTACGGGACGGCGAGCGCATCTCCCTCGGCGCCGAGGGGGGCGGGGCCACACTCACCGTCCTCGCCACCCCCGGCCACACCCTTGAGTCCATCTGTCTGGTCGTCCATGAACACCCGGATGACGTCGTTCCGTTCGGCGTGCTGACCGGCGACACCCTCTTCGTCGGCGATGTCGGACGCCCCGACCTGCTCTCCTCCGCCGGTCACACCCCGCACGACATGGCCGTACGCCTGCACCGCTCCCTGCACACCAAACTGCTGACCCTCCCGGACGCGACCCGGGTCTTTCCCGCACACGGTGCCGGCTCGGCCTGTGGCCGCAGCCTCTCCACCGAGACCAGCTCCACCATCGGCGACCAGCGTCGCCTCAACTACGCCCTGCAGCCCATGCCGGAGGCCGATTTCGTCCGCCTGGTCACCGCGGACCAGCCCGCCACGCCCGGCTACTTCGCACACGACGCGGCCCTCAACCGCGACGGCCACCCCCTACGGGAAACCGACCCGCTCCCGGCCCTCACCCTCGAAGAGGCGATCACCGCCCGCGACGAACAGGGCGCCGTCCTCCTCGACTGCCGCCCCCTGGCCGCCTACACGCAGGCCCATCTCACCGGGTCCTTGCATACGAGCCTGGATACCCGGTTCGCGGAGTACGCGGGGAGTGTGGTGGCCTCGGGCACCCCGATCGTGCTCATCGCCGACCCGGGGAAGGAGGACGAGGCGCGCCTCCGCCTCGCCCGTATCGGCTACGACCATGTCCTGGGCCATCTCGCCGACCCGGCCACGACGCTGGCCCACGAGGCCGCGCTGACGTCCAGCAGCCGGCGTATGGGGGTCGATGAGCTTCCTTGCGTCGATGAGCTTCCTTGCCGGGGCGGTGAGTCGGCGGCGGACCGGAAGGTGACGGAAGGCGGGCGGGCGGTGGACAGCGGCCAGTCGACGGACCTCGGCCAGTGGGCGGGCCTCGGCCAGCTGGTGGACGTACGCAATCCCGCCGAGTACGCGGCGGGCGCTCTTCCCGGTGCCCGCAATATCCCCCTGGCCACCCTCCCCGACCAGATCGCGCAGCTGGATCCACACCGACCCGTCGTCCTGTACTGCCGCAGCGGCAACCGGTCGGTGATCGCGGCGGCGCTGCTGGAGGCGCGGGGGTTCGGGGACGTGCGGGATGTGGTGGGTGGTTATGAGGCGGTGCGGGTGTCGGGGTGA
- a CDS encoding AMP-binding protein, producing the protein MQEPEESRIALTWSGEPGRMEELTYGMLLDQADRAAVALTRLGVRTGDKVAVHLPLVPESVIATLACGRLGAIRSTLPVSLTVPELVARTGESEARVLITADAAFWDGAIRPVKARLDHALARARSSDGAGDRTVLVVNRCARPVSWTPGRDRWWHEVLSAGQIPLGPQPPARW; encoded by the coding sequence GTGCAAGAGCCGGAGGAGTCGCGGATCGCCCTCACCTGGTCCGGGGAGCCGGGCCGGATGGAGGAGCTGACCTACGGCATGCTCCTCGATCAGGCCGATCGGGCCGCCGTCGCGCTCACTCGCCTCGGGGTGCGGACCGGTGACAAGGTCGCGGTGCATCTGCCGCTAGTGCCCGAGTCGGTGATAGCCACCCTCGCGTGCGGCCGGCTGGGAGCGATACGCAGCACACTGCCGGTCTCGCTGACCGTGCCCGAACTGGTCGCGCGAACGGGGGAGTCGGAGGCGCGGGTGCTGATCACTGCGGACGCGGCGTTCTGGGACGGCGCGATACGGCCCGTGAAGGCGCGACTGGACCACGCCCTGGCACGGGCCAGATCGTCCGATGGCGCAGGGGACCGGACGGTCCTGGTGGTGAACCGGTGCGCGCGGCCCGTGTCCTGGACACCGGGCCGCGACCGGTGGTGGCACGAGGTGCTCAGCGCGGGGCAAATCCCCCTCGGGCCGCAGCCACCAGCGCGCTGGTGA
- a CDS encoding ABC transporter ATP-binding protein: MDISGRRILHDISLTARAGSVTALVGASGSGKTTTGLALMGEYPPGAHVEGQVRVTGDGPVGYIPQHPAAVLNPARRVGALLHDIARSQLPGLRRRERRRTARARVLEVLAQAQLPEGAEGEALLRRYPHQLSGGQQQRVVLAQALLLGARVIVADEPTTGQDAVTKRLIVAELDRVARQGIALVLLSHDLDVVRELADEVVVLHDGRVVESGPAGQVLATPSHPWTRELLTEPAPTGPTNPSSPRPPTSPTSPDEATNSPKAAPGTTTHTTTHTTTHTQPQPHTCIHITAARYPSRSSAHGAATALRDVELDVSAGACLAIVGRSGSGKTTLGRCVAGLHRDWDGSVTLDGADLPGSIRARTTAQVAAVQYVFQDARAAFDEHRTVLAQAARTAVRLRAVPTDQALEEARTAFAQVGLGPELGGQLPSRLSGGELQRAALARGLLPQPRLLVCDEITSGLDSVTRRGIVELLANLLRRPSAPSLLLITHDLDTAEALADKVAVLDGGTIVESGPAGHVLTSPTHPFTSALVAAARGGFAPR; the protein is encoded by the coding sequence ATGGACATATCCGGCCGCCGCATCCTCCACGACATCTCCCTGACCGCCCGCGCCGGCTCGGTCACCGCGCTGGTCGGCGCGTCCGGCAGCGGCAAGACCACCACGGGGCTGGCCCTCATGGGCGAGTACCCCCCGGGCGCGCACGTCGAGGGCCAGGTGCGGGTGACGGGCGACGGCCCCGTCGGCTACATACCGCAGCATCCGGCCGCCGTCCTCAACCCCGCCCGGCGAGTCGGCGCGCTGCTCCATGACATCGCACGGTCGCAGCTTCCCGGACTCCGCCGTCGAGAACGCCGTCGGACAGCGCGCGCCCGCGTCCTGGAAGTCCTCGCCCAGGCCCAGCTCCCCGAAGGTGCGGAGGGCGAGGCCCTGTTGCGTCGCTACCCGCATCAGCTCTCGGGTGGCCAGCAGCAGCGCGTCGTATTGGCCCAGGCCCTACTCCTGGGCGCCCGAGTAATCGTCGCCGACGAGCCCACAACTGGCCAGGACGCCGTGACGAAGCGCCTCATCGTGGCGGAACTGGACCGGGTGGCGCGCCAGGGCATCGCCCTCGTCCTGCTGAGCCACGATCTGGACGTCGTGCGCGAACTGGCCGATGAAGTAGTGGTGTTGCACGACGGCCGAGTGGTGGAATCAGGCCCGGCCGGACAGGTGCTCGCGACGCCCTCCCACCCCTGGACCCGAGAACTCCTCACGGAACCAGCACCCACCGGCCCTACCAACCCGAGTAGCCCGCGCCCCCCGACCAGCCCGACCAGCCCCGACGAGGCAACGAACTCTCCCAAGGCAGCCCCCGGCACCACCACCCACACCACCACCCACACCACCACCCACACCCAGCCGCAGCCCCACACCTGCATCCACATCACCGCCGCCCGCTACCCCTCCCGCTCCAGCGCGCACGGCGCGGCAACTGCCCTGCGGGATGTCGAGTTGGACGTGTCCGCCGGAGCGTGCCTGGCCATCGTCGGCCGCTCCGGAAGCGGGAAAACCACACTCGGGCGGTGTGTTGCCGGCCTCCATCGCGACTGGGACGGCTCGGTGACACTGGACGGGGCGGACCTTCCGGGCAGCATCCGGGCGCGTACGACGGCGCAGGTCGCCGCGGTGCAGTACGTGTTCCAGGACGCGCGGGCCGCGTTCGACGAGCACCGGACGGTGCTGGCGCAGGCCGCGCGCACGGCAGTACGCCTACGGGCCGTGCCGACAGACCAAGCGCTGGAGGAGGCGCGCACGGCCTTCGCCCAGGTCGGCCTGGGCCCGGAGCTGGGTGGCCAACTCCCCAGCCGTCTCTCCGGCGGCGAGCTCCAACGGGCCGCGCTGGCAAGGGGGTTGCTGCCCCAGCCCCGTCTGCTCGTCTGCGACGAGATCACCTCAGGACTGGACTCGGTAACCCGCCGCGGAATCGTAGAACTCCTCGCCAACCTCCTACGGCGGCCTTCCGCCCCCAGCCTGCTGCTGATCACCCACGATCTGGACACGGCGGAAGCACTGGCGGACAAGGTCGCGGTGCTCGACGGCGGCACGATCGTGGAATCCGGCCCGGCGGGACACGTACTGACCTCGCCCACACACCCCTTCACCAGCGCGCTGGTGGCTGCGGCCCGAGGGGGATTTGCCCCGCGCTGA
- a CDS encoding ABC transporter permease, translating to MNHVGRVLPRRLLPRRLPRLPGRFVLGALLLAVPLLLAFLGPLLTGPPGPRAASFTTADGHPLGTDFAGQDVLRHVLLGGRSVVVIALAATALAYVLALPPAFTAALTHRAWLEELLMRPLDVLLAVPSLLMVLLVATVFAPGAAGLAVLVALVNVPDTARIVRASAAEAAARPAVEALRMQGEGWWRIAVGYVARCCLRTLAADAGVRMTGVLYLVATAAFLGVGVAPDAADWAVMVDRNRTGLFVQPWAVVVPALLIVGLSTGTNLLSDAGLAGRRPRRAVATATTTALLTRPRKTKGPTSR from the coding sequence ATGAACCACGTCGGCCGCGTGCTCCCCCGTCGGCTCCTCCCCCGTCGCCTCCCGCGTCTCCCCGGCCGGTTCGTCCTCGGGGCGCTGCTGCTCGCCGTCCCGCTCCTCCTCGCCTTTCTGGGACCGCTGCTGACCGGGCCGCCCGGCCCCCGAGCGGCCTCGTTCACCACAGCCGACGGGCATCCGCTCGGCACCGACTTCGCCGGTCAGGACGTCTTGCGCCACGTACTGCTCGGCGGCCGCTCGGTGGTGGTCATCGCCCTCGCCGCGACGGCTCTGGCCTATGTGCTCGCGCTGCCCCCGGCGTTCACCGCCGCGCTCACCCACCGCGCCTGGCTGGAGGAGCTGCTGATGCGCCCATTGGACGTCCTCCTGGCGGTGCCGTCGCTGCTGATGGTGCTGCTGGTGGCGACGGTGTTCGCGCCGGGCGCGGCCGGGCTGGCGGTGCTGGTGGCCCTGGTCAATGTGCCGGACACGGCCCGCATCGTCCGGGCGAGCGCGGCCGAGGCGGCCGCCCGGCCTGCGGTGGAGGCACTGCGGATGCAGGGCGAGGGGTGGTGGCGTATCGCCGTCGGCTATGTGGCCCGGTGCTGTCTGCGCACCCTCGCCGCCGACGCGGGCGTACGGATGACCGGAGTGCTCTACCTCGTCGCCACCGCGGCGTTCCTCGGCGTCGGCGTCGCCCCGGACGCGGCGGACTGGGCGGTGATGGTCGACCGCAACCGCACCGGCCTGTTCGTGCAGCCGTGGGCGGTGGTGGTGCCCGCCCTGCTGATCGTCGGCCTGTCGACGGGCACCAACCTGCTCAGCGACGCGGGCCTGGCGGGACGGCGACCGCGCAGGGCCGTCGCCACTGCCACCACCACCGCTCTCCTCACCCGTCCTCGTAAGACGAAGGGACCGACCTCCCGGTGA
- a CDS encoding ABC transporter permease, protein MGGLRSFVLRRLLLGAGQIAAVVVLVFVLTEALPGDAAVALAGDQPDPARIAAIRESMQLDRPPYERLVHWAGALLHGDLGRSLVTDRPVTGYLAEGLAPTLLLAVLTVTLLVPVGTGLGMLAARREGGRTDRLISSVTLGVYAVPEFAFGVLLVFVFALRLGWLPPTAVGYGTDLLAHPAALVLPVAVLLARPVCSISRLVRAGMIDALSSPYVAQARRYGIGPARIRYAHALPNAIAPATQQLARTVDWLLGGVIVVEALFVVPGLGTVLLDAVRARDLPVVQGLAVVFGLVTVVLNLGADLVAHRLAPRTGVAA, encoded by the coding sequence ATAGGGGGCCTGCGGTCGTTCGTCCTGCGGCGGCTGCTCCTGGGTGCCGGGCAGATCGCCGCCGTCGTCGTCCTCGTCTTCGTCCTCACCGAGGCGCTGCCGGGCGATGCCGCCGTCGCCCTCGCCGGCGACCAGCCCGACCCGGCCCGGATCGCCGCGATCCGCGAGAGCATGCAGCTGGACCGGCCCCCGTACGAGCGGCTGGTGCACTGGGCCGGTGCGCTGCTGCACGGCGACCTGGGCCGCTCACTGGTCACCGACCGCCCGGTGACCGGCTATCTGGCCGAGGGGCTGGCCCCCACACTCCTCCTCGCCGTGCTCACCGTGACCCTGCTGGTACCGGTCGGCACCGGCCTCGGGATGCTGGCCGCGCGCCGCGAGGGCGGCCGTACCGACCGCCTCATCAGCTCCGTCACGCTCGGCGTCTACGCCGTCCCCGAATTCGCCTTCGGTGTACTGCTGGTCTTCGTCTTCGCGCTCCGCCTCGGCTGGCTGCCGCCCACCGCCGTCGGCTACGGCACCGATCTGCTCGCCCATCCGGCAGCGCTGGTCCTGCCGGTGGCGGTGCTGCTGGCCCGCCCGGTGTGCTCCATCAGCCGCCTCGTACGGGCCGGCATGATCGATGCGCTGTCGTCCCCGTACGTCGCACAGGCCCGCCGCTACGGCATCGGCCCGGCCCGGATCCGCTACGCGCACGCGCTGCCCAACGCCATCGCCCCCGCCACCCAGCAGCTGGCCCGCACCGTCGACTGGCTGCTCGGCGGCGTCATCGTCGTCGAGGCGCTGTTCGTCGTCCCCGGCCTCGGCACGGTTCTGCTGGACGCGGTCAGGGCCCGCGATCTGCCGGTGGTGCAGGGCCTGGCGGTGGTGTTCGGCCTGGTCACGGTCGTCCTCAACCTCGGGGCGGACCTGGTCGCACACCGTCTCGCACCACGGACGGGAGTGGCCGCATGA
- a CDS encoding ABC transporter substrate-binding protein — protein sequence MTADMREDLPAPAPDSAVPPGLRRRGFLAGASGAAALGALALAGCGSGGTSEDASSGDGGKPQRGGTLRAAFAGGGANETLDPHLASLFSDAARAKALFDKLADFDADLTPRPRLAAKWQPNKELDRWTVTLREAAFHNGKPVTAADVLFSYRRITNPKKAFRSKADLEPIDLKASRAVDKRTIEFRLKRPTAEFPDILAAFGAYIVPEGMESFAEPVGSGPFRLVSFSPGESTVLRRFDDYWDGAPHLDQLEFVAANEESARINALLGGQVEYAHELSPTTARAHESSGRVRIVRLKNSAMQAFAMKTDRPPFDDKRVREAFFLIADREELVRGALSGAGEVGNDLFGKGYAYYADGLPQREQDLDRARALLKQAGAEHLKVTLDTSDVASGFIEAAGIFRDQAAKAGVTITVQNHNPDSYWSDILDSGTLCSYRSGAMPIEMHLSQRLLTNSTTNATKWQHKDFDALYQQAQSTADRAERTALYGRMQRRLYAEGGFLVWGFADWIVGTAKNVRGVAHKAPANSLDWARFDKVWLA from the coding sequence ATGACAGCTGACATGCGAGAAGACCTGCCCGCCCCCGCCCCGGATTCCGCCGTCCCGCCCGGCCTGCGCCGCCGCGGCTTCCTGGCCGGCGCCTCGGGCGCTGCCGCGCTGGGCGCACTGGCCCTCGCGGGCTGCGGCTCGGGCGGCACGTCCGAGGACGCGTCCAGTGGCGACGGAGGCAAGCCACAGCGCGGCGGCACGCTGCGGGCCGCGTTCGCCGGCGGCGGGGCCAACGAGACCCTCGACCCGCACCTGGCCAGCCTCTTCTCCGACGCGGCCCGCGCCAAGGCGCTGTTCGACAAGCTCGCGGACTTCGACGCCGATCTGACACCGCGCCCCCGCCTCGCCGCGAAGTGGCAGCCCAACAAGGAGCTGGACCGCTGGACGGTGACCCTGCGCGAGGCCGCCTTCCACAACGGCAAGCCGGTCACCGCCGCCGACGTCCTGTTCAGCTACCGCCGTATCACTAACCCGAAGAAGGCGTTCCGCTCCAAGGCCGACCTGGAACCCATCGACCTCAAGGCGAGCCGAGCCGTCGACAAGCGCACCATCGAATTCCGGCTGAAGCGGCCGACCGCCGAATTCCCCGACATCCTGGCGGCGTTCGGCGCGTATATCGTCCCCGAGGGAATGGAATCGTTCGCCGAACCGGTCGGCTCCGGCCCCTTCCGTCTCGTCTCCTTCTCCCCCGGCGAGTCCACCGTGCTGCGGCGCTTCGACGACTACTGGGACGGCGCCCCGCACCTCGACCAGCTGGAGTTCGTGGCCGCCAACGAGGAGTCCGCCCGGATCAACGCGCTGCTCGGCGGGCAGGTCGAGTACGCACACGAGCTCAGCCCGACCACGGCGCGCGCCCACGAGAGCAGCGGGCGGGTGCGGATCGTCCGGCTGAAGAACAGCGCGATGCAGGCGTTCGCGATGAAGACCGACCGGCCGCCGTTCGACGACAAACGGGTCCGCGAGGCGTTCTTCCTGATCGCGGACCGTGAGGAGCTGGTGCGCGGCGCGCTGTCCGGCGCCGGAGAGGTCGGCAACGATCTGTTCGGCAAGGGCTACGCGTACTACGCGGACGGGCTGCCGCAGCGCGAGCAGGACCTGGACCGCGCACGCGCCCTGCTGAAACAGGCCGGTGCGGAGCACCTGAAGGTCACGCTCGACACCTCCGATGTCGCCTCCGGCTTCATCGAGGCGGCCGGAATCTTCCGCGACCAGGCGGCCAAGGCCGGGGTGACGATCACGGTGCAGAACCACAACCCGGACAGCTACTGGAGCGACATCCTCGACTCCGGCACCCTCTGCTCGTACCGCTCCGGCGCCATGCCCATCGAAATGCACCTTTCCCAGCGGCTGCTGACCAACTCCACCACCAACGCCACCAAGTGGCAGCACAAGGATTTCGACGCGCTCTACCAGCAGGCACAGTCCACGGCCGACCGCGCCGAGCGGACCGCGCTCTACGGGCGGATGCAGCGCCGGCTCTACGCGGAGGGCGGCTTTTTGGTGTGGGGGTTCGCGGACTGGATCGTCGGCACGGCGAAGAATGTGCGGGGCGTGGCGCACAAGGCCCCCGCCAACTCCCTTGACTGGGCCCGTTTCGACAAGGTCTGGCTGGCGTGA